DNA sequence from the Podospora pseudocomata strain CBS 415.72m chromosome 2 map unlocalized CBS415.72m_2.2, whole genome shotgun sequence genome:
ccccccccatgtCCGCTAATTCCAGGGTCCTGGCCCGCGTGCACCAAGGGTCCAAACTGTGGCTAGTAatcctcccccaacgcctCTTATTGGATCACTACACCTTCAATACGCCACACCGGACCGTTATGATCAAAAAAGTACATGAAACAGTGGCGGTGCTGACGAAACGTCGTAGTGCAGATTTCGGAAATGATCAACCAAACCCAGCCTGACTGTGGCAGAAAGTGTGGCTCGTTAGTACCCTTCCTTTCAgtgaaaaaaacaaaaaaacttGGCTATTGTTCCCCATCTCATAACCCTCCCCCGAGATTCATTGGACCAAGACTTTATGCAAGTGCTCCCAAGGCCCGTTGCCACTCTCCCCGGATTGCCGAGATGCCGTTGTATGTGGTACTCTGCATCTGTGGTGTATGTAAAATGTGCTTGTTGAGTTACTATACTGCAGAAGTGCTCTCTCTGCTTCTGTACCTAATGCCTATCATGTCCCCCCAATGCATATGATCTGCTCAACACACACGCAAGCAAACTTCATCATAACTCCGATGATCATGATGCTCAACTGTGCACCCTTGTTCCCAAAAATAAAATGGTTCTAGGCCCCTTTTCGAGTGCGATGTGAGAGTGTGTGTCTTCAAGCCACACCATCCAGACCACACAGAGTGGCGAGTGACGATCACCACAAAGTTCCCCCTTTTTCGCAGCACAGCCACATGTCATGATAACACACCAGACGCGCGCTCCCCCTATCTGTTCAGCAGAAAAACATGTATAGCATTCGCCATCCaaccatcctctccatgCTCTGTCAGAGCGTGAAGTGAGCGTCTAGTTCTAGCCGCCTCTCGGAGTCCCCCCAGTAGGCGCTTgacctcccgctcccgcccccccggctcctcctctcaaATTGATCTGCCCAATCCTCGACACAATATTACTCCCCACCGCGTCCACCGCCCCTCTCGGGCTCGTCAGGCTCGGTCCCTGAGGCGCCGTCTCCTGCACCCGGAAGAGCTTAATCTGCGTCGCGTTCCATATCCCCATCGTCCCCTTCGACACCTGCACCTCGCTCGCAAAAATAAACCCCCACAGCAGGCTCTCGTACCACCCCAGTGCCAGCGGCGACCACTCAAACGAGTGCACCCTCGCGGGGGTCTGGTCCACACCCACGAGCTGAATCTCCCTGATCTTGTCCAACGTCGCAGGCAGTGGCGGATCAGACGCGAAAGCCTGCCGTGGGATCAGAGCTGAAATCTGTTGGATCAACGTCAAGATGGTATGCAGTGGCAACTCTGGAAGCCACGTCTCGATCCATTGCGTTGATGGCTCAAAGATGCCGGAGACTGACTGTGACATGCTGCCCAGGCTGGTCGTGCTGTTCTGACGCGAGAAGGCCTGCGCTCCCGCCGGCATTTTGCCTCTAGCTTTTTCCGACATGCCGCGCAGCTGTCTCGGtacatcatcatcgaccgGAGACGCGACAGAAGACGCCCGTGATGGATTCTCACTGGGGCTGGAAGCCGCCGGTGTAGGCcgctcctcatcatcactgtcgtcgtcatcatcgtcgccaATAGCAAATgtcccatcttcctctggAACATCGCCCGGTGCGGGTGCTCGTGAGGAAAGTGTTACCGGGCTTCTCAGACTCTCGAGTGAACTTCTAGTTGAGTCGGCTTGTAGCGGATCATTTGAAGCCCCAGAATCCTTCCTCCGTCGGTTACGTCTTTCTATTTCTTCATGCCCACTTTCCAGTGTAAATGACCGGAGGGCCTCGAAccttttcttgtttctgaGTATCGCAAACACCAAGTGCGCGTTTTCTACGACACTGTCAGTATGCAATCTTGgactctttttttttgggcaACAATACTTACGGATGTATTGGTGTTCAACGATCGAGTTGATCGCCTCCAACAATGACCGCAGTAACGAATGGTTGGTTTCATTGGCTAGGAGAAACGACGGCGAAGACATGGAGTTGAACAGGTGCATAATCTTGGAACAGGTAGGGGCGCTTAACCCATCCAGATAGGGCGcaatgttgttgatgatggccagcAATGCCGGATAGATCACTGTCAGTTTTCCCTGACTGGTTGTGATGAGAGCATAAATGGACTGTTGTTGTCAGTACCTCAGTGTCTTGGACTGGATTTAGACCAAGCAAAACAACTCACCTGAATGAGAAAATCAGCATACGTCCCCCTGAACCCCGCAATCCGAATCGCGGGTGGCAGAGTGTCCTGGGCATCAAACGACTTGTTCAAGTTTGTCCCAAAGTTCTTCTCTACGCTCAGCGTCTGCAGCAAGAAGGCACACATCCTCACGACACCTTGCTTGGAAGCATCGTTCTTGTACTCCAAGGCGTAGAACAGAATCAAAATGACAAAATCGTAGGCCCTTCCTGTGTCGATCAGGAAAGACCTGAATCGCTTGTTACATTGGGTCACCTCCCAGAACAACATTATGATCTCAGGGGCAAAGCGGACAGCGGCGTGAGCGCCTGGAATGTACGACCCCTGAAGGGGTTGGTTCAGCACTCGGGTCATGCCGTCCACGATGAACTG
Encoded proteins:
- a CDS encoding uncharacterized protein (EggNog:ENOG503NXVD; COG:S), with protein sequence MGASDSKLVFKKGIFRLSEERHIPADDPYWAQFWELPESSDDIFSLFAPADVRRTRDNALENLETLITAVTGRLFMLRHHPSFPDHELAPDREVLNCVRVLTRVLPYIYEKESLQDWEDGFFWAPRRKRSRKSSIASEVLFDGADGVPKTPVGEYEDAKPLAEELIDTVTDLLFFSDLTVTKVPNGKPKVTYSIWQTGVGCTVPIATTKEHESNRCEILRLLLTLASKSMYLSLATLPQTGTKALTYICTCPDKQVVLSVLCSLLNTTLKYNPATWLAPYNALVPNHPKQLLVTSTLQFLLTTLLYTIPENPGLATPKNHYRHYLGRLHRPSDFQFIVDGMTRVLNQPLQGSYIPGAHAAVRFAPEIIMLFWEVTQCNKRFRSFLIDTGRAYDFVILILFYALEYKNDASKQGVVRMCAFLLQTLSVEKNFGTNLNKSFDAQDTLPPAIRIAGFRGTYADFLIQSIYALITTSQGKLTVIYPALLAIINNIAPYLDGLSAPTCSKIMHLFNSMSSPSFLLANETNHSLLRSLLEAINSIVEHQYIQNAHLVFAILRNKKRFEALRSFTLESGHEEIERRNRRRKDSGASNDPLQADSTRSSLESLRSPVTLSSRAPAPGDVPEEDGTFAIGDDDDDDSDDEERPTPAASSPSENPSRASSVASPVDDDVPRQLRGMSEKARGKMPAGAQAFSRQNSTTSLGSMSQSVSGIFEPSTQWIETWLPELPLHTILTLIQQISALIPRQAFASDPPLPATLDKIREIQLVGVDQTPARVHSFEWSPLALGWYESLLWGFIFASEVQVSKGTMGIWNATQIKLFRVQETAPQGPSLTSPRGAVDAVGSNIVSRIGQINLRGGAGGAGAGGQAPTGGTPRGG